A DNA window from Malus domestica chromosome 12, GDT2T_hap1 contains the following coding sequences:
- the LOC103449509 gene encoding transcription repressor OFP13-like: MGKKMKLPFLSKNTSELSRSSSSSSSPWPWPSCAQTRTLSFRTGNDIFKTINSAYFDTTNPTTDLVLVDSTPNSFFTNSSSDKCPIFSTASEDSRGGGGEDAIESVIKGLRSERLFFEPTGQTSSVLVETKEAAAAAAATADDGGDGVNNVIPFKESVALSIDSPDPIVDFRKSMEEMVEAHGLKDWENLEELLCWYLRVNGKSNHGYIVGAFVDLLVGLAFTTTSSKSCSCIINSPSSPFSNFYNSITTSSSSLSSSSSSATTPCVSSVEEESESTATTPCLSSLLEGEEDQIK; this comes from the coding sequence ATGGGGAAGAAAATGaagctcccttttctctccAAGAACACATCAGAACTATCaagatcttcatcttcttcttcctccccatGGCCTTGGCCTTCTTGTGCTCAAACCAGAACCCTTTCTTTCAGAACAGGCAATGATATCTTCAAGACCATAAACTCAGCCTACTTTGACACCACAAACCCTACAACAGATTTGGTGTTGGTGGATAGCACACCGAACTCGTTCTTCACCAACTCATCATCTGACAAGTGTCCCATCTTCTCCACCGCCTCTGAAGACTCACGAGGCGGTGGAGGAGAAGACGCAATAGAGAGTGTGATTAAAGGGTTGAGGTCAGAGAGGCTCTTCTTTGAGCCAACTGGTCAGACAAGCTCTGTGTTAGTTGAGACCAAggaggcggcggcggcggcggcagcAACAGCTGATGATGGTGGTGATGGggttaataatgttattccatTCAAGGAGAGTGTGGCTTTGTCAATTGACTCACCAGACCCGATTGTGGATTTCAGAAAATCTATGGAGGAAATGGTGGAAGCTCATGGCTTGAAGGATTGGGAGAATCTTGAGGAGCTTTTGTGTTGGTATTTGAGGGTAAATGGTAAAAGCAACCATGGCTATATTGTTGGAGCTTTTGTCGATCTCTTGGTAGGTCTTGCATTTACTACTACCAGTAGTAAATCTTGTTCTTGTATTATTaactctccttcttctcctttctcTAATTTTTACAATAGTATTACTACTTCTTCTTCGTCGTTGTCGTCATCGTCTTCTTCTGCGACTACTCCTTGTGTTTCCTCCGTAGAAGAAGAGTCTGAAAGTACTGCTACTACTCCATGTTTATCTTCATTGTTAGAAGGTGAAGAAGACCAGATtaaataa